A single Nitrospirota bacterium DNA region contains:
- a CDS encoding N-acetylmuramoyl-L-alanine amidase: MTVRGVRYFSYATFTRIVFEIEAPAPYVLTKAADSRSLLFSSYEGLLTVKTALPPVRDGVVAGIDARESAGRTFIVIRLDAAAGETKDFVLRGPDRIVLDIAKGVAPSPPAVARDRPVVIVLDAGHGGKDTGIVTAKGQEKNFALDLVQAIRRILQKDPGLMVVLSRDRDTALTLDERAAAANAAGARVYVSIHAADEGRDRVYIQDPDEDQSPRAQHPASRDYLGFEAGSEQLDRLWGRQQAAHTKESSALGRLVARKLAGNDGAEPTQAPLAGLKAVDAAAVLVEAGMEQDRTRTAAAVAEGIEQYVREDRSEDRK, translated from the coding sequence TTGACCGTAAGGGGCGTCAGGTATTTTTCCTACGCCACGTTCACGCGGATAGTGTTCGAGATCGAGGCCCCGGCCCCCTATGTGCTGACCAAGGCGGCTGACTCGCGCAGCCTCTTGTTCTCGTCCTATGAAGGGCTATTGACCGTGAAGACGGCGCTGCCGCCGGTACGCGATGGCGTTGTGGCCGGCATCGATGCCCGGGAAAGCGCTGGCAGGACCTTTATCGTTATCCGCCTCGATGCGGCCGCAGGGGAAACGAAGGATTTCGTGCTCCGCGGGCCCGACCGGATCGTGCTCGATATCGCGAAGGGAGTTGCCCCGTCCCCGCCCGCGGTTGCCAGAGACCGGCCCGTTGTCATTGTCCTCGATGCCGGGCATGGCGGAAAGGACACGGGCATCGTGACGGCGAAGGGACAGGAAAAAAACTTTGCCCTGGACCTTGTGCAGGCGATCAGAAGGATACTGCAAAAAGACCCAGGGCTGATGGTCGTCCTGTCCCGGGACCGTGACACGGCGTTGACCCTCGATGAACGGGCCGCTGCGGCAAACGCCGCCGGGGCCAGGGTCTATGTGAGCATCCATGCCGCTGACGAAGGTCGTGACCGGGTCTATATCCAGGACCCTGATGAAGATCAGTCTCCGCGGGCGCAGCACCCTGCAAGCCGGGACTATCTTGGGTTCGAGGCCGGCAGTGAACAGTTGGACAGGCTCTGGGGACGGCAGCAGGCGGCCCATACGAAGGAGAGCAGCGCTCTTGGCCGGCTCGTTGCCCGGAAACTGGCGGGAAACGATGGGGCCGAGCCAACGCAAGCGCCTTTGGCAGGACTGAAGGCGGTGGATGCCGCTGCGGTGCTCGTCGAGGCCGGCATGGAACAGGACAGGACAAGGACGGCTGCGGCCGTTGCCGAAGGGATCGAGCAGTATGTCAGAGAGGATCGATCGGAGGATCGGAAGTAA
- a CDS encoding helicase C-terminal domain-containing protein produces MNAFRIFGENGRIAQSMHGGYEHRPQQVLMADAVEKALDSKTHLVVEAGTGVGKSLAYLVPLITWCRETNQRAVVATYTKALQQQLVDKDLPFLKRVLGDFRYALSVGGENYLCLRRFDQLRIGNLYEQNEVEPLNRLFAWSTQTRTGIRSDLDVEPPPALWAKSCRQADLCFSKDCSYHKDCFYQKAKAIEQQAHILVANHHLFFADMATGGNVLPFHKAVVFDEAHQVEEVATDYLGVEVTNFSVRYLLDGLLSHRTRKGLLTRLTVQDHDVQVIRGMVDGLRVVTDNFFLNLHPFLLKEPVLRVRKPDIVPDILSEPLRELQDALLELAVENHEEELEVKAFAARAQAFASAVRVNLDQSADGFVYWAERENQRYRLVASPIDVAGTLRENLFGRIETVVLTSATLSAGGSFSYIRNRLGLDEASELLLDSPFDFENQALLYIASDLGDQQAEGFQEKFDQELKSIIAITRGRTLVLFTSYGQLRKSADALRRELPETGLLCQGEMPAYRLVELFKGTPNAVLLGTASFWQGIDIPGDALQCVVIAKLPFAVPDDPIIEARMERLKNPFFEFQVPQATLLFRQGFGRLIRTKTDRGAVVVLDSRIITKNYGKWFLRSIPQCRITDEREEFRKFFEGLEKNG; encoded by the coding sequence ATGAACGCGTTCAGGATATTCGGCGAGAACGGCAGGATAGCACAGTCGATGCACGGCGGCTACGAGCACCGGCCGCAGCAGGTCCTGATGGCAGATGCTGTGGAGAAGGCTCTCGACAGCAAGACCCACCTTGTCGTGGAGGCGGGGACGGGCGTCGGGAAGAGCCTTGCCTATCTCGTGCCGCTCATCACCTGGTGCCGGGAGACCAACCAGAGGGCCGTGGTCGCCACCTATACCAAGGCGCTGCAGCAGCAGCTGGTGGACAAGGACCTCCCCTTTCTGAAGCGCGTGCTCGGCGATTTCCGGTACGCCCTGTCCGTGGGCGGCGAGAACTACCTCTGCCTGCGCCGGTTCGACCAGCTGCGGATCGGGAACCTGTACGAGCAGAACGAGGTCGAGCCCCTGAACCGGCTCTTTGCGTGGTCAACGCAAACGCGCACGGGGATAAGGAGCGATCTCGACGTCGAGCCTCCCCCGGCTCTCTGGGCCAAATCCTGCCGCCAGGCCGACCTCTGCTTCAGCAAGGACTGCTCCTATCATAAGGACTGTTTCTATCAGAAGGCAAAAGCGATCGAACAGCAGGCCCATATCCTCGTCGCGAACCACCACCTCTTCTTCGCGGACATGGCCACGGGGGGAAATGTCCTCCCTTTTCACAAGGCCGTGGTCTTCGATGAGGCGCACCAGGTCGAGGAGGTTGCCACGGACTATCTCGGCGTCGAGGTTACCAACTTCTCCGTACGCTACCTGCTCGACGGTCTCTTGAGCCATCGGACCCGCAAGGGGCTCCTGACGAGGCTCACGGTCCAGGACCACGACGTGCAGGTCATCCGGGGAATGGTCGACGGTCTCCGCGTCGTGACGGACAATTTTTTCCTGAACCTCCATCCATTCTTGCTGAAGGAGCCCGTGCTCCGCGTCAGGAAGCCGGATATCGTCCCGGACATCCTGAGCGAACCCCTGAGGGAACTGCAGGACGCCCTGCTGGAGCTGGCAGTCGAGAACCACGAGGAGGAACTGGAAGTGAAGGCCTTCGCGGCCCGCGCCCAGGCCTTTGCCTCGGCGGTCCGCGTCAATCTGGATCAGTCCGCCGACGGATTCGTGTACTGGGCAGAGCGGGAGAACCAGCGCTACCGCCTCGTTGCCTCGCCCATCGATGTCGCCGGGACGCTGCGGGAAAACCTCTTCGGCAGGATCGAGACCGTCGTGCTCACGTCGGCAACGCTCTCGGCAGGCGGCAGTTTTTCCTACATACGGAACCGGCTCGGCCTGGACGAAGCGAGCGAGCTCCTGCTCGACTCGCCTTTTGATTTCGAGAACCAGGCGCTCCTGTATATTGCGTCCGACCTCGGGGACCAGCAGGCGGAAGGCTTCCAGGAAAAGTTCGACCAGGAGCTGAAATCGATCATAGCGATCACGAGGGGCAGGACGCTCGTGCTGTTTACGAGCTACGGCCAGCTCCGGAAGAGCGCCGACGCGCTGCGGAGGGAGCTGCCCGAGACCGGACTACTCTGCCAGGGAGAAATGCCCGCGTACCGCCTGGTCGAGCTGTTCAAGGGCACGCCGAACGCCGTTCTGCTCGGCACAGCATCATTCTGGCAGGGCATTGATATCCCCGGCGACGCGCTCCAGTGCGTCGTGATCGCGAAGCTGCCCTTTGCCGTGCCCGACGACCCCATCATCGAAGCCAGGATGGAGCGCCTCAAGAACCCCTTTTTCGAGTTTCAGGTTCCCCAGGCAACGCTGCTCTTCCGCCAGGGCTTCGGAAGATTGATCCGAACGAAGACAGACCGAGGTGCGGTCGTTGTGCTCGATTCGCGCATCATCACCAAGAACTACGGCAAGTGGTTCCTTCGATCAATACCTCAATGCAGGATCACCGATGAGAGGGAGGAGTTCAGGAAGTTCTTCGAGGGGCTGGAGAAAAACGGATAG
- a CDS encoding branched-chain amino acid ABC transporter ATP-binding protein/permease: MVKRLILIHGAELLVLILLAAIPLLVTNTFVLGLLTLLAIYGILLIGLDVTVGYLGQVNLAQAAFLGLGAYTAGITVTFLGFGMVSALAASLLVGLLFGGLLSFPALRLEGPQFALSTLSFSALVATTLNEWESVTNGAQGLSLTRPPLFGFTLRAQGFYWLCLVFLALVWMAMRNLLGSQWGRAFEALRDSPIATDAMGIGTYRNKAAAFTFGSGLGGLAGGLYAFNFQYLQPHSFTYELMVILLLGVVLGGRKNLWGAFLGATLIVLLPNLLSNRSLFQIFSAIGFTIALLAGGRSFLRKTMKPFQALAPIVAMGLLVVVSVTVQNIEDLRRAIFALMLFSVVVGLPEGLMGFAARFLAKLFHVAPAPLAEPARLDAVLATKEHGGSGMLELKDLKRNFGGVRAVDGVSLVVRSGQVHGLIGPNGSGKSTLVNVISGLYAPSGGTILLRGEPLVTGSLYKAAHRGISRTFQNLQIFTELTALENVMVAMKDTYEKPLPLVLLGLSRGEERCAQSGALALLDLVGLKDEARTPAKDLPYGAQRFLEIARGLARKPDLLILDEPAAGLARPDVKTLVSIIRKIHDIGITTILIEHHMEVVSELCDVVTVLDGGLVIAEGRPEEVKRHPKVIAAYLGASA; this comes from the coding sequence ATGGTGAAGCGCCTGATCCTCATCCACGGGGCGGAGCTCCTGGTCCTCATCCTGCTGGCGGCCATTCCGCTGCTGGTGACGAACACCTTCGTCCTCGGCCTCCTCACACTCCTGGCCATCTACGGGATCCTGCTGATCGGGCTGGACGTGACCGTGGGCTATCTCGGCCAGGTCAACCTGGCGCAGGCCGCCTTCCTCGGCCTGGGCGCCTACACCGCAGGCATCACCGTGACGTTCCTCGGCTTCGGCATGGTGAGCGCTCTTGCCGCCAGCCTCCTCGTCGGTCTCCTGTTCGGCGGCCTGCTGTCCTTCCCCGCGCTCCGGCTCGAAGGCCCCCAGTTCGCGCTCTCCACGCTCAGCTTCTCCGCCCTTGTGGCCACGACGCTGAACGAATGGGAGTCGGTGACGAACGGCGCGCAGGGCCTCTCGCTCACCAGGCCTCCGCTGTTCGGATTTACCCTCAGGGCGCAGGGCTTCTACTGGCTCTGCCTGGTCTTCCTCGCCCTGGTCTGGATGGCCATGCGGAACCTGCTCGGCTCCCAGTGGGGAAGGGCCTTCGAAGCGCTCCGGGACAGCCCCATCGCAACCGACGCCATGGGAATCGGCACGTACCGCAACAAGGCTGCGGCATTCACCTTCGGCTCGGGCCTCGGCGGCCTCGCCGGCGGGCTCTATGCCTTCAACTTCCAGTATCTCCAGCCGCACAGCTTCACCTACGAACTGATGGTGATCCTGCTCCTCGGCGTTGTGCTCGGCGGCAGGAAGAACCTATGGGGCGCCTTTCTCGGCGCCACGCTTATCGTGCTGCTGCCGAACCTCCTCTCGAACCGGTCCCTGTTCCAGATCTTCTCCGCCATCGGCTTCACCATAGCGCTCCTCGCCGGCGGACGGAGCTTTCTGCGGAAGACCATGAAGCCCTTTCAGGCGCTCGCGCCGATCGTTGCCATGGGGCTTCTCGTTGTCGTATCGGTCACGGTCCAGAACATCGAGGACCTTCGCCGCGCCATCTTCGCGCTCATGCTCTTCTCGGTCGTCGTGGGACTTCCCGAAGGATTGATGGGCTTCGCTGCCCGGTTCCTGGCGAAGCTCTTCCACGTCGCTCCTGCGCCGCTGGCGGAGCCGGCGCGGCTCGATGCCGTGCTGGCGACGAAGGAACACGGCGGGAGCGGTATGCTCGAGCTGAAGGACCTGAAGCGGAACTTCGGCGGCGTGCGTGCCGTCGACGGCGTCTCGCTGGTGGTACGGTCCGGCCAGGTCCATGGCCTCATCGGCCCGAACGGGTCGGGCAAAAGCACGCTGGTGAACGTCATCTCCGGACTGTACGCTCCGAGCGGGGGCACGATCCTGCTCCGCGGCGAGCCGCTTGTCACCGGGAGCCTTTACAAGGCCGCGCACCGGGGCATCTCGCGGACCTTCCAAAATCTACAAATATTCACCGAACTGACCGCGCTGGAGAACGTGATGGTGGCCATGAAGGACACCTATGAGAAACCCCTGCCGCTCGTGTTGCTCGGCCTCAGCCGCGGCGAAGAGCGCTGCGCCCAGTCGGGCGCACTGGCCCTCCTGGACCTGGTGGGGCTCAAGGACGAAGCTCGTACGCCGGCCAAGGACCTCCCCTACGGGGCCCAGCGGTTCCTCGAGATCGCCCGCGGGTTGGCACGCAAGCCTGATCTTCTGATCCTGGACGAACCGGCAGCCGGCCTGGCCCGCCCGGATGTCAAGACACTGGTCAGCATCATCCGGAAGATCCATGACATCGGCATCACTACGATCTTGATTGAGCATCACATGGAAGTGGTGAGCGAGCTCTGCGACGTTGTGACGGTGCTGGACGGAGGACTCGTCATCGCCGAGGGAAGACCGGAGGAGGTCAAGCGGCACCCCAAGGTGATTGCCGCATACCTGGGGGCGAGCGCCTAG
- the larA gene encoding nickel-dependent lactate racemase, which translates to MNIRLKYGKTGLSLDLPGDIDVTLIQKNAMPVLKDPEGAIKAAFANPVNSKALREEAKGCRSCCILICDITRPVPNGLILPQLIKELIEAGMALDSIRVLVATGLHRPNEGDELRELVGSDWVLGNVKVANHFARRDDDHEYLGTTSGGIEIRLDRRFVQADLRIVVGLVEPHFMAGYSGGRKIVAPGVAHDKTIRSFHCARVLEDYRSANCILEGNPLHAAQMEVVQMVGRCLAVNTVNDEDRRISFVNFGEIVESHLQAVSFVRPYAEVRLKTKFKTVVTSSAGYPLDKTYYQTVKGMVGPLDILEPGGNLIIVSACSEGMGSPDYAEAQLCLIDKGPEKFLSGIIEKKYAAIDEWQTEMQVKAMKRVNIFLYTEGLTKDQQALTGVTVVKSPLAAVMESVRAHGDRRVAVIPEGPYVIPLFVPGS; encoded by the coding sequence ATGAATATAAGGTTGAAATATGGCAAAACCGGACTTTCTCTTGATCTTCCCGGGGATATCGACGTAACGCTGATCCAGAAGAATGCCATGCCTGTCCTCAAAGACCCTGAGGGAGCCATCAAGGCCGCCTTTGCGAATCCCGTGAACTCCAAAGCGCTCCGTGAAGAGGCGAAGGGCTGCCGCAGCTGCTGCATCCTCATCTGCGATATCACCCGGCCTGTACCGAACGGCCTTATTCTCCCTCAATTGATAAAAGAGCTGATTGAGGCCGGGATGGCCCTTGACTCGATCAGGGTTCTCGTTGCAACGGGTCTTCACAGGCCGAATGAAGGGGATGAGCTTCGTGAACTTGTCGGAAGCGACTGGGTCCTCGGCAACGTGAAAGTCGCCAACCATTTTGCGCGGCGGGATGACGATCATGAATACCTGGGAACGACATCCGGCGGCATAGAGATCAGGCTCGACCGCCGCTTTGTTCAGGCCGATCTCCGTATTGTCGTCGGGCTGGTGGAGCCCCATTTCATGGCCGGCTACTCCGGCGGAAGAAAAATTGTAGCCCCGGGCGTTGCGCATGACAAGACGATACGTTCGTTCCACTGTGCGCGGGTACTGGAGGATTACCGGTCTGCGAACTGCATTCTCGAAGGCAACCCGCTGCACGCCGCCCAGATGGAGGTCGTGCAGATGGTGGGAAGGTGTCTGGCTGTCAATACGGTCAACGATGAGGACCGCAGGATATCCTTTGTCAATTTTGGCGAAATCGTAGAGAGTCACCTTCAAGCTGTTTCGTTCGTGCGACCCTACGCAGAGGTCCGACTTAAAACAAAATTCAAGACCGTCGTGACCAGTTCCGCGGGTTACCCGCTGGATAAGACCTATTACCAGACAGTCAAGGGTATGGTGGGTCCCCTCGACATACTGGAGCCGGGCGGAAACCTCATCATCGTTTCTGCGTGTTCGGAGGGAATGGGATCGCCCGACTATGCTGAAGCGCAACTTTGCCTGATCGACAAAGGACCGGAAAAGTTTCTCAGTGGGATCATCGAGAAAAAGTACGCGGCTATCGATGAATGGCAGACGGAGATGCAGGTCAAGGCCATGAAGAGGGTCAATATTTTTCTCTATACCGAGGGGTTGACGAAAGACCAGCAGGCACTTACCGGAGTCACCGTGGTAAAATCGCCATTGGCCGCTGTCATGGAGAGCGTGAGGGCACATGGCGATCGCCGTGTTGCCGTTATCCCTGAAGGTCCATATGTGATCCCGCTCTTTGTGCCCGGATCTTGA
- a CDS encoding branched-chain amino acid ABC transporter permease: MTASVVPQLIVSGALMGLVYALVAYGFQLTYATSKSINFGQGELVMVSAFVSLTLTKLGLPYWLMVPGGLLFGVLLGLFVERAAVRLALEQKSEGWILLSIILGLFFFSAAENIWGRDDQPFPTPISSEAVHLFGISITPLEISVAVGVFAIMGLIELFKRTTLLGKAFEAVAADRDAAELMGVSATRTVMLSYGLSGLSAAVAGILVSPITTVGPTMASVLVLKAFSVAVVAGLESGFGVVLVGLFLGSLEGLTSFYIGSGWREAPGLMLLILALAVRPTGVFGKAVIRKV; the protein is encoded by the coding sequence ATGACCGCGTCCGTCGTACCCCAGTTGATCGTGAGCGGGGCGTTGATGGGTCTGGTCTACGCCCTTGTCGCCTACGGGTTCCAGCTCACCTACGCCACGAGCAAGAGCATCAACTTCGGCCAGGGCGAGCTGGTGATGGTCTCGGCCTTCGTCAGCCTCACCCTGACCAAGCTGGGGCTTCCCTACTGGCTGATGGTCCCCGGCGGTCTGCTGTTCGGGGTGCTCCTCGGGCTGTTCGTGGAGCGCGCAGCCGTGCGCCTCGCGCTGGAGCAGAAGAGCGAGGGCTGGATCCTCCTGTCGATCATCCTGGGACTCTTCTTCTTCTCGGCGGCTGAGAACATCTGGGGCCGGGACGACCAGCCGTTCCCGACCCCCATCTCTTCCGAGGCGGTCCACCTCTTCGGCATCAGCATCACCCCCCTGGAGATCTCCGTGGCCGTGGGCGTCTTTGCGATCATGGGGCTCATCGAGCTGTTCAAGCGCACGACCCTTCTCGGCAAGGCCTTCGAGGCCGTTGCGGCCGACCGCGATGCCGCCGAACTCATGGGCGTGTCCGCGACGCGGACGGTCATGCTCTCCTACGGCCTGTCCGGGCTGTCCGCGGCTGTGGCGGGCATCCTGGTCTCGCCGATCACGACCGTGGGGCCGACCATGGCATCGGTCCTGGTGCTCAAGGCATTCTCCGTGGCGGTCGTGGCCGGACTGGAGTCCGGCTTCGGCGTGGTCCTCGTGGGCCTGTTCCTCGGGTCGCTCGAGGGCCTGACCAGTTTCTATATCGGAAGCGGCTGGCGCGAGGCGCCCGGCCTCATGCTCCTCATCCTGGCCCTTGCCGTCCGCCCGACGGGTGTGTTCGGCAAGGCCGTCATCCGGAAGGTCTGA
- a CDS encoding glycerate kinase — translation MVQMTMAGDGPRIIIREIFNKSLLAVDPYKAVASHSDTIRRAYKGGNFRRLVLIGFGKAASLMSQAIEDDLGDLLAGGIIVTKYGHSVRGDRKSKIITYEAGHPLPDENGLKATKEIVGVLKEADKETLVICLISGGGSALLVAPYRTITLADKQEVTGMLLKAGADIFELNTVRKHISAVKGGRLAETARLATIISLILSDVMGDRLDMIASGPTAPDKTTYNDAHDVFQKYKLESRLPSSVVEIIDKGRRGLIPETPKDDAPVFQRVRNIIIGSNKIATDTARTAAGLLGYRTTVISTELSGEASIVARQLARKAIDAQKALAPGDKACLIAGGETTVTVRGNGKGGRNMELALAFGMEIKGLPGITFLSAGTDGTDGPTDAAGAFVDGQTVAKAAGAGIVAEEYLKNNDSYTFFSRTGDLFITGPTGTNVMDIQIVLLDS, via the coding sequence ATGGTACAGATGACAATGGCAGGTGACGGACCCCGGATTATCATTCGAGAGATTTTCAATAAATCACTTCTGGCAGTAGACCCTTATAAAGCAGTGGCCTCACACTCCGATACAATTCGCAGGGCGTACAAGGGCGGCAATTTCAGGAGACTTGTCCTCATAGGTTTCGGCAAAGCGGCTTCGCTCATGTCACAAGCTATCGAAGACGATCTAGGAGACTTGCTTGCCGGCGGAATTATTGTAACAAAATATGGCCATTCTGTGAGGGGGGACCGAAAAAGCAAGATTATAACCTATGAAGCCGGGCATCCGTTGCCTGATGAAAACGGACTAAAAGCCACTAAGGAAATTGTGGGGGTGCTCAAAGAGGCGGACAAGGAGACCCTCGTTATTTGCCTTATATCAGGGGGAGGATCTGCTCTTCTCGTAGCGCCTTACCGCACCATCACTCTGGCAGATAAACAGGAAGTCACCGGCATGCTTCTTAAAGCCGGGGCAGATATTTTTGAGCTTAACACTGTTCGAAAGCACATTTCGGCGGTAAAAGGAGGCAGACTGGCTGAAACAGCTCGATTGGCCACAATTATATCATTGATACTCTCCGACGTTATGGGAGACAGACTGGATATGATTGCATCGGGTCCTACAGCGCCAGACAAAACAACGTATAATGATGCTCATGATGTATTCCAGAAGTACAAGCTGGAAAGTAGATTGCCGTCAAGTGTTGTGGAAATAATAGATAAAGGTAGACGTGGGCTTATACCTGAAACGCCGAAGGATGACGCCCCGGTTTTTCAGAGGGTAAGGAATATCATTATTGGAAGTAATAAAATTGCGACGGACACAGCCAGAACGGCCGCGGGGTTGTTGGGATACAGAACAACGGTCATTTCTACCGAACTGAGCGGCGAAGCGTCGATCGTTGCTCGGCAACTTGCAAGAAAAGCGATTGATGCCCAAAAAGCATTAGCCCCAGGAGACAAGGCGTGTCTTATTGCCGGGGGAGAAACAACTGTTACGGTCAGAGGCAACGGCAAGGGGGGAAGGAATATGGAACTTGCCCTTGCTTTCGGAATGGAAATAAAGGGACTCCCCGGTATTACCTTTCTTTCAGCAGGCACCGACGGCACTGATGGACCGACAGACGCGGCAGGAGCGTTTGTTGACGGTCAAACCGTTGCAAAAGCGGCAGGGGCAGGTATCGTTGCAGAGGAGTACCTGAAGAACAACGATTCATATACTTTTTTCAGCAGGACAGGCGATTTATTTATTACCGGGCCGACCGGTACGAATGTAATGGATATACAGATAGTTCTGCTGGACAGCTGA
- a CDS encoding ABC transporter substrate-binding protein — translation MKRFFMTIALVALTAVPAFAGDTIKIALTGPYSGGSAPMGVSARDGSKLAIAEINAAGGIQVGDKKMKIEIIERDDEAKNERGALIAQELASMSDLSGIIGTVNTGVAMAGDKHIMEKGITKIICPAAGSMSMMQWVDRPATADKPAFAGPKDLSIFRFAADDGIQSAMVVEEAINRKYTKVAVLFDSTNYGVSGRDDMLNQIKLQGNKLEVVALEKYNIGDKDMTAQLVKAKSNGAQAILIWGIGPELAAVANGMAKLGMKEPLIGGWTLSMSNYIDNAGANGNGTLMPQTFIEEPITPRAKKFIEDYHKAYKVTRIPSPVSAAQGYDAVLIFAAAVKQAKSTDTHKIKEALEDLKEPVQGVIALWQKPYSKWDPANVDTHEAFRRAQVVMGMVKDGRVVFGNEADRQKLIKEAAGTKRK, via the coding sequence ATGAAAAGGTTTTTCATGACTATTGCTCTGGTGGCTTTGACGGCAGTCCCGGCATTCGCGGGAGACACGATCAAGATTGCACTGACCGGACCGTATTCCGGCGGTTCGGCGCCCATGGGCGTTTCCGCGCGCGACGGTTCGAAGCTGGCCATCGCCGAGATCAACGCAGCCGGCGGCATCCAGGTGGGCGACAAAAAGATGAAGATCGAGATCATCGAGCGGGATGACGAGGCGAAGAATGAGCGCGGCGCCCTGATCGCGCAGGAGCTCGCGTCCATGAGCGATCTTTCCGGCATCATCGGCACGGTGAACACGGGCGTGGCGATGGCCGGCGACAAGCATATCATGGAAAAGGGAATCACCAAGATCATCTGCCCCGCCGCGGGCTCCATGTCCATGATGCAGTGGGTCGACAGGCCCGCGACTGCGGATAAGCCGGCCTTTGCCGGCCCCAAGGATCTCTCGATCTTCCGGTTCGCAGCGGACGACGGTATCCAGTCCGCCATGGTGGTCGAGGAGGCGATCAACCGGAAATACACCAAGGTGGCCGTCCTCTTCGACTCTACGAACTACGGCGTCTCGGGCCGCGACGACATGCTGAACCAGATCAAGCTGCAGGGGAACAAGCTCGAGGTCGTGGCGCTCGAGAAGTACAACATTGGCGACAAGGACATGACCGCCCAGCTCGTCAAGGCGAAATCGAACGGTGCCCAGGCCATCCTGATCTGGGGCATCGGTCCGGAGCTCGCGGCCGTGGCGAACGGCATGGCCAAGCTCGGCATGAAGGAGCCGCTCATCGGCGGCTGGACGCTCTCCATGTCGAACTACATCGATAACGCGGGAGCGAACGGCAACGGTACGCTGATGCCGCAGACCTTCATCGAGGAGCCCATCACGCCGCGGGCCAAGAAGTTCATCGAGGACTACCACAAGGCATATAAAGTAACGCGCATCCCGTCGCCGGTCTCTGCCGCCCAGGGCTATGATGCGGTGCTCATCTTTGCCGCTGCAGTGAAGCAGGCAAAGAGCACGGACACGCACAAGATCAAGGAGGCGCTCGAGGACCTGAAGGAACCGGTCCAGGGCGTCATTGCCCTGTGGCAGAAGCCTTACAGCAAGTGGGATCCCGCGAACGTGGACACGCACGAGGCCTTCCGCCGCGCCCAGGTCGTGATGGGCATGGTGAAGGACGGACGCGTGGTCTTCGGGAACGAGGCGGACCGGCAAAAACTGATCAAGGAAGCTGCGGGCACGAAGAGAAAATAA
- a CDS encoding ABC transporter ATP-binding protein yields the protein MLIVDNIHAGYGASEVLVGASLEVKAGSLVALIGPNGAGKTTTMRAISGIVKPAKGRVLLDSMPVQGMDASRIARLGLAHVPEGRRVFGPLSVEDNLLLGGYRRLPRLFGFRAKASRDLARVYELFPRLKERRRQAAGTLSGGEQQMLAIGRALMAEPKVILMDEPSMGLAPVIAEEVFGTIGRLKKTGIPLLLVEQMTRKALEVADYVYVMEHGRVVIQGNPSELRKDERVIAAYLG from the coding sequence ATGCTCATCGTCGATAACATCCACGCCGGATACGGGGCCAGTGAGGTCCTGGTCGGCGCCTCGCTCGAGGTGAAGGCGGGGAGCCTGGTCGCCCTGATCGGGCCCAACGGCGCCGGCAAGACCACGACCATGCGCGCCATATCCGGGATCGTGAAGCCCGCGAAGGGACGGGTGCTGCTCGACTCCATGCCAGTGCAGGGCATGGACGCTTCGCGCATCGCCCGGCTCGGCCTGGCCCATGTGCCGGAGGGGCGCCGCGTGTTCGGACCGCTGTCCGTGGAGGACAATCTGCTGCTCGGGGGATACCGCCGTTTGCCGCGGCTCTTCGGCTTCCGTGCGAAGGCTTCACGCGATCTCGCGCGGGTCTATGAGCTGTTTCCCCGGCTGAAGGAGCGGCGCCGCCAGGCGGCCGGAACGCTGTCCGGCGGTGAACAGCAGATGCTCGCCATCGGCCGCGCATTGATGGCAGAACCCAAGGTGATCCTGATGGATGAGCCCTCCATGGGCCTGGCGCCGGTCATCGCGGAGGAGGTTTTCGGCACGATCGGGCGCCTGAAGAAAACGGGGATCCCGTTGCTGCTCGTCGAGCAAATGACCAGGAAGGCATTGGAAGTGGCGGACTATGTCTACGTCATGGAGCACGGCAGGGTCGTCATCCAGGGGAACCCGTCAGAACTGCGCAAGGACGAGCGCGTGATCGCGGCGTATCTGGGGTAG